Proteins from a single region of Stappia sp. ES.058:
- the ribB gene encoding 3,4-dihydroxy-2-butanone-4-phosphate synthase, with translation MRLDEWLAQSKETRSAFARRAGLSPAAVTALCNDPGVWVSRDSAERIAAATNGAVTPNDLLGLKGPVALDLSQQRVAEAIRAFERGEMLVVTDDDDRENEGDLIVAASLVSPEQMAFMVRHTSGIVCAPMTRETARRLRLDPMVADNDAPLSTAFTISVDYRHGLTTGISAEERCSTVRALANSNAGAADFARPGHVFPLVAREGGVLMRSGHTEAAVDLCRLAGQPEVGVISELVNDDGTVKRGAEVANFAAEHGLKMVSVADLIAWRQRMERLVERVSEQPVETVAGPAYAVTYSTPYDPMHHVAVVYGDILDGRNVPVRLQLESVLDDVFGDTRVIDDVLRDFAGRGRGVVVYLREGSVGVARQARRARTDLAAAELEEHQSAQAREEQWREIGLGAQILKDLGVNSITLLASRQRHYVGLEGFGIAIEGTEIREI, from the coding sequence ATGCGTCTCGACGAATGGCTCGCCCAGTCCAAGGAAACCCGATCTGCTTTTGCTCGCCGTGCCGGCCTGTCTCCGGCCGCGGTGACGGCATTGTGCAACGATCCGGGTGTCTGGGTCTCTCGCGACAGCGCCGAGCGCATTGCCGCCGCCACGAACGGCGCGGTAACCCCGAACGATCTTCTCGGCCTGAAAGGACCTGTGGCTTTGGATCTGTCCCAGCAACGTGTCGCGGAGGCCATCCGCGCGTTCGAGCGCGGCGAGATGCTTGTCGTGACCGACGATGACGACCGCGAGAACGAAGGCGACCTGATTGTTGCGGCCTCGCTCGTATCCCCCGAGCAGATGGCCTTCATGGTGCGCCACACATCCGGCATCGTCTGCGCCCCGATGACGCGCGAGACCGCCCGCCGGCTGCGTCTCGACCCGATGGTGGCCGATAATGACGCGCCGCTGTCGACCGCCTTCACGATTTCCGTCGACTATCGCCACGGACTCACCACCGGCATTTCGGCGGAGGAGCGCTGCTCCACCGTGCGCGCGCTGGCAAACTCCAATGCCGGGGCGGCGGATTTCGCACGGCCCGGGCATGTGTTTCCGTTGGTGGCGCGCGAGGGCGGGGTGTTGATGCGCTCCGGCCATACGGAAGCGGCCGTGGACCTGTGCCGCCTTGCCGGGCAGCCCGAGGTCGGCGTGATCTCCGAACTGGTCAATGACGACGGAACCGTCAAGCGCGGGGCCGAGGTCGCGAATTTCGCGGCCGAGCACGGCCTCAAGATGGTCTCCGTCGCCGATCTCATCGCGTGGCGCCAGCGCATGGAGCGGCTGGTCGAGCGCGTGAGCGAGCAGCCGGTCGAAACCGTGGCCGGTCCGGCCTATGCGGTGACCTATTCGACGCCCTATGATCCAATGCACCATGTCGCGGTGGTTTATGGCGACATTCTCGACGGCCGCAATGTGCCCGTGCGGCTGCAGCTGGAATCCGTGCTCGACGATGTTTTTGGCGACACGCGCGTCATCGACGATGTGTTGCGCGACTTCGCGGGCCGCGGCCGCGGCGTGGTCGTTTATCTGCGCGAGGGATCCGTCGGTGTCGCGCGTCAGGCGCGGCGGGCGCGCACGGATCTGGCGGCGGCGGAACTGGAGGAGCATCAGTCGGCGCAGGCACGCGAGGAGCAGTGGCGCGAAATCGGACTGGGCGCGCAGATCCTCAAGGATCTTGGCGTGAATTCGATCACCTTGCTGGCGTCGCGCCAGCGCCATTATGTCGGCCTGGAAGGGTTCGGGATCGCGATCGAGGGCACGGAGATCCGTGAAATTTGA
- a CDS encoding histone deacetylase family protein, producing MATLFLHHTSYLDHLTPVGHPERPDRIRAIDRILEHERFQSLERDIAPMGRIVDIARAHPSDYIDMLHTSAPTDGLVRIDADTTLSPGSWEAVMRGVGGACRAVDEVMEKKVTNAFSASRPPGHHAERARAMGFCFFNNAAVAARYAQSAYDAERIAIVDFDVHHGNGTQDIFWNDPTVMYCSTHQMPLYPGSGAANERGDADTIVNAPLSAGDGGAEFREAMEVAILPRLEAFSPDLVIISAGFDAHVRDPLGGLRLVEADFAWATAKLMEFADRKCEGRVVSLLEGGYDLEGLARSVAAHVMTLMTA from the coding sequence TTGGCCACTCTGTTCCTGCATCACACATCCTACCTCGATCATCTGACGCCCGTGGGTCATCCCGAACGGCCGGATCGCATCCGCGCCATAGACCGAATCCTGGAGCACGAGCGCTTTCAGTCGCTGGAACGCGACATCGCCCCGATGGGGCGCATCGTCGATATCGCCCGCGCTCATCCGTCGGACTACATCGACATGCTGCACACCTCCGCACCGACCGACGGGCTGGTCCGCATCGATGCCGACACCACCCTGTCACCGGGCAGTTGGGAGGCGGTGATGCGCGGCGTGGGCGGCGCGTGCCGCGCCGTCGACGAGGTGATGGAAAAGAAGGTGACCAACGCCTTTTCCGCCAGCCGTCCGCCGGGCCATCATGCCGAGCGGGCGCGGGCCATGGGCTTTTGCTTCTTCAACAATGCCGCGGTGGCCGCGCGTTACGCCCAGTCCGCCTATGACGCGGAACGGATCGCCATCGTCGACTTCGACGTGCATCACGGCAATGGGACGCAAGACATCTTCTGGAACGACCCCACGGTGATGTATTGCTCCACGCACCAGATGCCGCTCTACCCCGGGTCGGGGGCGGCCAACGAGCGCGGTGACGCCGACACGATCGTCAACGCCCCGCTGTCCGCCGGTGACGGCGGCGCGGAGTTCCGCGAGGCGATGGAGGTCGCGATCCTGCCGCGACTGGAAGCGTTCTCGCCGGATCTCGTAATCATTTCCGCGGGTTTCGATGCGCATGTACGCGACCCGCTCGGCGGATTGCGGCTGGTCGAGGCCGATTTTGCATGGGCCACCGCCAAACTGATGGAGTTCGCCGACCGGAAGTGCGAGGGCCGCGTCGTTTCACTCTTGGAAGGCGGCTACGATCTGGAAGGTCTGGCGCGCTCTGTTGCCGCGCATGTCATGACTTTGATGACCGCCTGA
- a CDS encoding copper chaperone PCu(A)C translates to MTFLKSLVVAAALATVSLPAVAQDIVLGDLTLSDAWTRATPPRAVAGGGFITIVNAGKGDRLVSAAANVSDKTELHEMAVTDGVMKMREMADGIPVPAGETLELKPGSYHVMFLGLNAPLKQGDVVPVTLTFEKAGSVEVSFSVEKIGAKGMGMKHGDGRMNGGMKHGQPKN, encoded by the coding sequence ATGACGTTTTTGAAGAGCCTTGTCGTTGCGGCCGCGCTTGCGACCGTCTCCCTGCCTGCAGTCGCGCAGGACATCGTCCTCGGCGATCTGACGCTCTCCGACGCCTGGACGCGCGCCACGCCGCCACGCGCGGTTGCCGGCGGCGGTTTCATCACCATCGTCAACGCTGGTAAAGGCGACCGCCTGGTGTCGGCCGCGGCCAATGTCTCCGACAAGACGGAACTGCATGAAATGGCGGTGACCGACGGCGTGATGAAGATGCGCGAAATGGCCGACGGCATTCCCGTGCCGGCCGGCGAAACGCTGGAACTCAAGCCCGGCAGCTACCATGTGATGTTCCTGGGCCTGAATGCACCGCTCAAGCAGGGCGATGTCGTTCCCGTGACCCTGACCTTCGAGAAGGCGGGATCGGTCGAAGTGTCCTTCTCGGTCGAAAAGATCGGCGCCAAGGGAATGGGCATGAAGCACGGAGACGGACGGATGAATGGCGGCATGAAACACGGCCAGCCCAAGAACTGA
- a CDS encoding MFS transporter — translation MAHALAPVTALLLSVAFLIAGHGLQSTLLPLAGSQFEFSDIAIGVISSSYFFGLVLGCIGAPYVIMRAGHIRAFAALVSLMSAAAILHPILVDPIAWSVIRIISGFCLAGFYMVVESWLNEKASNENRGTIMSIYIVLVYTAMTVGQVSITAMDISTFVPFAVASVAVSLAVIPVSLTRANQPAPITVVRFRPAKLYRTSPTALVAVLLVGVTQGGLWLMAPLYAIQVGLSTNDAAYFAATIVGAGALSQWPIGRLSDRMDRRYVMLGLAVAAVIISLIFSTLTISGLGMALVLGLLMGIATQPAYAIAASHGYDYAEADDYVETSSGLTLAFGIGSAIGPICASLVMARVGPSGLFLQVAFVQFVMGLYIVSRLFRRGSLSSEEKIDYDYASTAQVGSVISPEPLDLDDSLVISPDEFPAYESEAESPEQQALEGGMAAASNEDEPEARPLKTA, via the coding sequence ATGGCGCATGCGCTGGCGCCCGTCACGGCACTGTTGCTGTCTGTCGCTTTTCTGATTGCCGGGCACGGTCTTCAAAGCACCCTTTTGCCGCTGGCGGGGTCGCAGTTCGAATTCTCGGACATCGCCATTGGTGTGATTTCTTCCAGTTATTTCTTCGGACTCGTGCTTGGCTGCATCGGTGCGCCCTATGTGATCATGCGGGCCGGCCACATCCGCGCCTTTGCGGCGCTCGTGTCGCTGATGTCCGCCGCCGCCATTCTGCATCCGATCCTGGTGGACCCGATCGCCTGGAGCGTGATCCGCATCATCTCCGGCTTCTGCCTTGCCGGCTTCTACATGGTGGTTGAAAGCTGGCTGAACGAAAAGGCGAGCAACGAGAACCGCGGCACGATCATGTCGATCTATATCGTGCTGGTCTATACCGCGATGACGGTCGGCCAGGTGTCGATCACGGCGATGGATATCTCCACCTTCGTGCCGTTCGCGGTCGCCTCGGTGGCGGTCAGCTTGGCTGTGATCCCGGTGTCGCTGACAAGGGCAAATCAGCCGGCGCCGATTACGGTCGTGCGCTTTCGACCGGCAAAGCTCTATCGCACCTCGCCAACGGCCCTTGTCGCCGTTCTGCTGGTCGGTGTCACCCAAGGCGGCCTTTGGTTGATGGCGCCGCTCTATGCCATTCAGGTCGGGCTCTCCACAAATGATGCCGCCTATTTCGCAGCGACAATTGTTGGCGCCGGCGCCTTGTCGCAGTGGCCGATCGGCCGGCTTTCGGACCGTATGGATCGTCGCTACGTGATGCTCGGTCTCGCCGTGGCCGCGGTGATCATCAGCCTGATCTTCTCGACGCTGACGATCTCCGGACTTGGAATGGCACTGGTGCTTGGTTTGCTCATGGGCATTGCCACTCAACCCGCCTATGCGATCGCCGCCTCTCATGGCTACGACTATGCGGAGGCGGACGATTACGTCGAAACGTCGTCCGGCCTGACGCTTGCCTTCGGGATCGGGTCCGCCATCGGCCCGATTTGCGCGTCCCTGGTGATGGCGCGCGTCGGTCCCTCGGGCCTTTTTCTTCAGGTTGCTTTCGTTCAGTTCGTGATGGGTCTTTACATCGTTTCCCGCCTGTTCCGGCGTGGATCGCTGTCGAGCGAGGAAAAGATCGACTACGACTATGCGTCCACGGCGCAGGTCGGTTCGGTCATTTCGCCCGAGCCGCTCGACCTTGACGATTCCCTCGTCATCTCGCCGGACGAATTTCCCGCCTACGAGAGCGAAGCCGAAAGCCCCGAGCAACAAGCCCTGGAAGGGGGCATGGCCGCCGCCTCCAACGAGGATGAGCCGGAGGCCCGTCCGTTGAAGACCGCGTGA
- a CDS encoding SCO family protein — protein MSGLKMLRYGAWAAVALVIAAVAFVTVDHYREAGGGGFLSPVAGIGGPFTLTDAAAGKTVTEADFKGTPNAFFFGFTFCPDVCPTTLAEAQGWIEELGADADKIDFAFISVDPERDTPEVMRDYVAAFDDRIRPLTGTREQVDDIVDAYRVYAKRVELDDGDYTMDHSASVFLMDADNRFVGTIAYGEAHENAMAKLRRLIDAPS, from the coding sequence ATGTCTGGATTGAAAATGCTTCGTTACGGCGCCTGGGCGGCTGTCGCTCTCGTCATCGCCGCGGTCGCCTTCGTGACGGTCGATCACTACCGCGAAGCGGGAGGCGGGGGGTTTTTATCCCCCGTCGCCGGCATCGGCGGTCCCTTCACTCTTACGGATGCGGCTGCCGGAAAGACAGTGACGGAAGCGGACTTCAAGGGCACGCCGAATGCGTTCTTCTTCGGCTTCACCTTTTGTCCGGATGTCTGTCCGACCACGCTCGCCGAGGCGCAAGGCTGGATCGAGGAGCTGGGCGCGGATGCCGACAAGATCGACTTCGCCTTCATCTCCGTCGATCCGGAACGCGATACGCCGGAGGTGATGCGCGACTATGTGGCCGCGTTCGACGATCGCATTCGCCCGCTGACCGGAACACGCGAACAGGTCGATGACATCGTCGATGCCTACCGCGTCTATGCAAAGCGGGTGGAGCTTGATGACGGCGACTACACCATGGATCATTCGGCCTCCGTATTCCTGATGGATGCCGACAACCGCTTTGTCGGCACGATCGCCTATGGTGAGGCGCATGAGAATGCGATGGCCAAGCTGCGCCGCTTGATTGACGCCCCCTCCTGA
- a CDS encoding class I SAM-dependent methyltransferase, translating to MAETALSIWTRRARYAARQGARVTWFAAHGELAQAITRRVSRRHRTGEAQAHPTAAPRKPRGNTPDQRQLFAQIAELFRRDLANIEAGHYPVPDGEFGSPLRFLDLSRRFLQDVPEVARRRVTGAHQEVFEATREAPNGLPRYYRQNFHYQTDGWLSRDSARIYDFQVEVLFKGATAAMRRQALVPLSQLMREKDQRHVAYADIACGTGGLLTPALGAFPRLRGVGVDLSHPYLQHARAALPRRSRARAAFVTAPAEALPFADDSLDVASCVYLFHELPPKIRRAVAGELARVLKPGGRLIFADSLQAGDLPENDGLLEMFPALFHEPYYSGYLTDDLDGAFAAAGLARRELTCAFLTRIAVYEKPE from the coding sequence ATGGCAGAAACCGCGCTTTCGATCTGGACCCGACGCGCGCGCTATGCCGCGCGGCAAGGCGCGCGCGTGACATGGTTTGCGGCCCATGGCGAGTTGGCGCAGGCCATCACCCGTCGCGTTTCCCGCAGGCACCGCACAGGAGAGGCGCAGGCACACCCCACCGCCGCGCCGCGAAAACCGCGCGGCAACACGCCCGATCAGCGGCAGCTGTTTGCGCAGATCGCCGAACTCTTCCGGCGCGACCTCGCCAACATCGAAGCGGGTCACTATCCCGTGCCGGACGGCGAATTCGGCTCGCCGCTCAGGTTTCTGGATCTCAGCCGTCGGTTTCTGCAGGACGTGCCGGAAGTCGCCCGCCGCCGTGTGACCGGCGCGCATCAGGAGGTGTTCGAGGCAACGCGGGAGGCGCCGAACGGCTTGCCGCGCTACTATCGCCAGAACTTCCACTATCAGACCGACGGCTGGCTCTCGCGCGACAGCGCGCGCATCTATGATTTTCAGGTCGAGGTGCTGTTCAAGGGGGCGACCGCGGCCATGCGGCGCCAGGCGCTGGTGCCGTTGTCGCAGCTGATGCGCGAGAAGGACCAGCGCCATGTTGCCTATGCCGATATCGCCTGCGGTACCGGTGGGCTGTTGACGCCGGCGCTTGGCGCCTTTCCGCGACTGCGCGGTGTCGGGGTGGATCTGTCGCACCCTTATCTCCAGCATGCCCGAGCGGCACTTCCCCGCCGGTCCCGCGCCCGCGCGGCCTTCGTGACGGCTCCGGCGGAAGCCTTGCCCTTCGCCGACGACAGCCTCGACGTCGCAAGCTGCGTCTATCTGTTCCACGAGTTGCCGCCCAAGATCCGCCGCGCCGTGGCCGGGGAACTTGCCCGTGTCCTGAAGCCCGGTGGCAGGCTGATTTTCGCCGACAGTCTTCAGGCCGGCGACCTGCCGGAAAACGACGGTCTGCTGGAGATGTTTCCGGCGCTCTTTCACGAGCCTTATTATTCGGGATATCTGACGGACGATCTCGACGGTGCCTTCGCTGCCGCCGGACTGGCGCGCCGCGAACTCACTTGCGCCTTCCTGACGCGCATCGCAGTCTACGAAAAGCCTGAGTAG
- a CDS encoding TlyA family RNA methyltransferase, whose amino-acid sequence MAERDRLDTVMVTRGLAETRARARDAILRGTVSIDGQVVAKPGQKIALDAQITAGDPAAGYVSRAALKIRHALEVFAIDVVGQTALDLGASTGGFTQVLLEEGAARVHAVDVGRDQLHPRLSADPRVNRRDGVNARVLTLDDLEGERPGIVVSDMSFISLRLALPPALDLAASGAHGVFLVKPQFEIGREGVGKKGLVEPKAAERTARDLADWFDARPGWSATGFEPSPITGGDGNREWLLAGRKDG is encoded by the coding sequence ATGGCTGAACGCGACCGCCTCGATACGGTGATGGTCACGCGCGGCCTTGCCGAAACGCGCGCCCGTGCCCGCGACGCGATCCTGCGCGGCACGGTGTCCATCGACGGGCAAGTGGTGGCAAAGCCGGGCCAGAAGATCGCGCTCGATGCGCAAATCACGGCCGGAGATCCCGCAGCCGGATACGTCTCGCGCGCCGCGCTCAAGATCAGGCACGCGCTGGAGGTCTTTGCGATTGATGTCGTGGGCCAGACCGCGCTCGATCTCGGCGCGTCGACAGGGGGGTTCACGCAGGTGCTTCTGGAAGAGGGCGCCGCTCGCGTCCACGCCGTTGATGTCGGGCGCGACCAGCTTCACCCGCGCCTTTCGGCCGATCCCCGGGTCAATCGGCGCGACGGGGTCAATGCGCGCGTGCTGACGCTGGACGACCTTGAGGGCGAGCGCCCCGGGATCGTCGTCTCCGACATGAGTTTCATTTCGCTGCGTCTGGCGCTGCCGCCTGCGCTTGATCTCGCCGCGTCCGGCGCGCATGGGGTCTTTCTGGTCAAGCCGCAATTCGAGATCGGGCGCGAGGGCGTTGGCAAGAAGGGGTTGGTGGAACCGAAGGCGGCGGAACGCACCGCACGGGACCTGGCCGACTGGTTCGATGCGCGGCCCGGCTGGTCTGCAACGGGGTTCGAGCCGTCGCCGATCACCGGTGGCGACGGCAATCGCGAATGGCTGCTTGCCGGGCGCAAGGACGGCTGA
- the dxs gene encoding 1-deoxy-D-xylulose-5-phosphate synthase, producing the protein MHRASRRFRRATTLGITFVYQRPDTPLLDTVSTPADLRRLPEKDLRQLADELRAEMIDAVSVTGGHLGAGLGVVELTLALHYVFNTPDDRLIWDVGHQCYPHKILTGRRDRIRTLRQGDGLSGFTKRTESEYDPFGAAHSSTSISAGLGMAVARDLGGGSNNIISVIGDGAMSAGMAYEAMNNAGGQHSRMIVILNDNDMSIAPPVGAMSAYLARLVSGRAYLTLRDAAKQLAKVLPRQLQQKAARAEEYARGFWTGGTMFEELGFYYVGPVDGHNLDHLLPVLKNVRDTHQGPVLIHAVTRKGKGYAPAENSADKYHGVAKFDVVTGKQAKPKANAPSYTRIFAESLIQEAERDDKVVAITAAMPDGTGLDLFGEVFPKRVFDVGIAEQHAVTFSAGLATEGYKPFCAIYSTFLQRGYDQVVHDVAIQSLPVRFPIDRAGLVGADGPTHAGSFDTAYLACLPGFVVMAAGDEAELRHMVATAAAYDEGPLSFRYPRGEGIGIELPQRGEVLEIGRGRILREGTKVALLSFGGRLRECLAAADELDSAGLSTTVADARFAKPLDEDLILRLAREHEVLVLVEEGSVGGFASHVLQLLATRGALDAGLKVRPLCLPDAFIEHDKPERMYAQAGLDAEGIMKTVFEALGQDARVGIRRA; encoded by the coding sequence ATGCACCGCGCCAGCCGGAGGTTCCGGCGCGCAACAACACTTGGGATCACATTCGTGTACCAGCGCCCCGATACGCCGCTTCTCGACACCGTTTCCACGCCGGCCGACCTGCGTCGGCTGCCGGAAAAGGACCTGCGCCAGCTTGCCGACGAGCTGCGTGCGGAGATGATCGACGCCGTGTCAGTGACCGGCGGGCACCTCGGCGCCGGTCTTGGCGTCGTCGAACTGACCCTTGCGCTGCACTATGTGTTCAACACGCCGGACGACCGCCTGATCTGGGACGTCGGGCACCAGTGCTACCCGCACAAGATCCTCACCGGGCGGCGCGACCGCATCCGCACCCTGCGTCAGGGCGACGGTCTGTCGGGCTTTACCAAACGCACGGAGAGTGAATACGACCCCTTCGGGGCCGCGCATTCCTCAACCTCGATTTCCGCGGGGCTCGGCATGGCCGTTGCCCGCGATCTCGGCGGGGGCAGCAACAACATCATTTCCGTGATCGGCGACGGCGCGATGTCTGCCGGCATGGCCTATGAGGCGATGAACAACGCCGGCGGCCAGCATTCGCGCATGATCGTCATCCTCAATGACAATGACATGTCGATCGCCCCGCCGGTCGGTGCGATGAGCGCCTATCTGGCCCGGCTGGTGTCGGGCCGTGCCTATCTGACGCTGCGCGACGCGGCCAAGCAGCTCGCCAAGGTGCTGCCGCGCCAGCTTCAGCAAAAGGCGGCCCGCGCCGAGGAATACGCCCGTGGCTTCTGGACCGGCGGAACGATGTTCGAGGAGCTCGGTTTCTACTACGTGGGCCCCGTCGACGGGCACAATCTCGATCATCTCCTGCCGGTGCTCAAGAATGTGCGCGACACCCATCAGGGCCCGGTTCTGATCCATGCGGTCACCCGCAAGGGCAAGGGCTACGCGCCCGCGGAGAACTCCGCGGACAAATATCATGGCGTCGCCAAGTTCGACGTGGTGACCGGCAAGCAGGCGAAGCCCAAGGCCAATGCGCCCTCCTACACGCGGATCTTTGCCGAAAGCCTGATCCAGGAGGCGGAGCGCGACGACAAGGTGGTCGCGATCACGGCGGCCATGCCTGATGGCACGGGCCTTGATCTCTTCGGCGAGGTCTTTCCCAAACGGGTCTTCGATGTCGGCATCGCCGAACAGCACGCGGTGACCTTTTCCGCCGGTCTGGCGACGGAGGGGTACAAGCCGTTTTGCGCGATCTATTCGACCTTCCTGCAGCGCGGATACGACCAGGTGGTGCACGATGTGGCGATCCAGTCGTTGCCGGTGCGTTTTCCGATCGACCGCGCGGGCCTGGTCGGCGCGGACGGACCGACCCATGCCGGCAGTTTCGACACGGCCTATCTCGCCTGTCTGCCCGGGTTCGTCGTCATGGCGGCCGGCGACGAGGCGGAGCTTCGCCACATGGTGGCGACAGCGGCCGCCTATGACGAGGGACCGCTGTCCTTCCGCTATCCGCGCGGCGAAGGCATCGGCATCGAACTACCGCAACGTGGCGAAGTGCTTGAGATCGGACGCGGGCGCATCCTGCGCGAGGGCACCAAGGTGGCGCTGCTGTCCTTCGGCGGCCGGCTGCGCGAGTGTCTGGCGGCGGCGGACGAACTCGATTCGGCCGGTCTCTCGACCACGGTCGCCGATGCACGGTTCGCCAAGCCGCTCGACGAGGACCTGATCTTGCGCCTGGCACGCGAACACGAGGTGCTCGTGCTTGTGGAAGAGGGATCGGTCGGCGGGTTTGCCAGCCATGTGCTCCAGCTTCTCGCCACGCGCGGCGCGCTCGATGCCGGTCTCAAGGTCCGCCCGCTGTGTCTGCCCGATGCGTTCATCGAGCACGACAAGCCCGAGCGCATGTATGCACAGGCAGGTCTCGATGCGGAGGGCATCATGAAGACCGTGTTCGAAGCGCTTGGACAGGATGCGAGAGTCGGCATTCGTCGAGCCTGA
- a CDS encoding exodeoxyribonuclease VII small subunit — MTSERTDPEIEAMSFEAALKELEEIVGRLERGDVPLEESIKLYSRGDALRRQCDRLLKSAEAKVEKIQLAEDGSATGTVPLDVD; from the coding sequence TTGACCAGCGAGCGCACAGATCCGGAAATTGAGGCCATGTCCTTCGAGGCGGCGCTCAAGGAGCTTGAGGAGATCGTCGGCCGGCTGGAACGCGGCGACGTGCCGCTTGAGGAAAGCATCAAGCTCTATTCGCGCGGCGATGCGCTTCGGCGCCAGTGCGACCGGCTGCTCAAGTCGGCGGAGGCCAAGGTCGAAAAAATCCAGCTCGCCGAAGATGGCAGCGCGACGGGCACGGTGCCGCTCGACGTCGACTGA
- a CDS encoding class I SAM-dependent RNA methyltransferase produces the protein MTSEITCTIETLAHKGEGRAETADGPLHVPFTLPGETVRIALDGTRARLLEVVTPSGDRVEPLCPHFGTCGGCALQHMGQRAILAWKRQQVIAALSARGFEDIEDLVEPTVDATGDGRRRAVFAAARAGSRVMLGFHERASHRLVDLRVCPVVLPEIVSALDDLRDLASLVMPRKGEVSLTVLATPNGLDVALATPAKISPRSVPQIVETAMGAGFARLSLNGETLVEARAPALSVDGLPVVPPPGGFVQATQAGEQALAKRVLACVGKARHVADLFAGSGTFALRLARQARVHALEGDRAALKSLDAAMRAGAGALREIRCERRDLFRNPLTVIDLDDFGEGYDAVVFDPPRAGAEAQVRELALSKVKTVVAVSCNPATLARDLRHLVDGGYRLQSVLPVDQFRFSPHIEVVAGLTRD, from the coding sequence ATGACAAGCGAGATCACCTGCACAATCGAGACTTTGGCCCACAAGGGCGAGGGGCGTGCCGAGACGGCCGACGGCCCCCTCCATGTTCCCTTCACGTTGCCCGGCGAAACCGTGCGCATCGCCCTCGACGGAACGCGGGCCCGTCTTCTCGAGGTCGTGACGCCCTCTGGCGACCGGGTGGAGCCGCTGTGCCCGCACTTTGGAACATGCGGTGGCTGTGCGCTTCAGCACATGGGTCAGCGTGCGATCCTCGCCTGGAAACGCCAGCAGGTCATCGCCGCCCTTTCCGCGCGTGGTTTTGAAGACATCGAAGACCTCGTCGAGCCGACGGTGGATGCGACTGGCGATGGGCGCCGCCGCGCGGTCTTCGCCGCCGCCCGTGCCGGATCGCGGGTGATGCTCGGCTTTCACGAACGCGCAAGTCATCGGCTTGTGGATTTGCGGGTCTGTCCGGTCGTGCTTCCGGAAATCGTATCGGCTCTGGATGATCTTCGCGACCTGGCGTCGCTGGTGATGCCGCGCAAGGGCGAGGTGTCGCTTACGGTTCTGGCGACCCCGAACGGCCTCGACGTGGCGCTCGCAACGCCCGCGAAAATTTCCCCCCGCAGCGTGCCGCAGATTGTCGAAACCGCGATGGGCGCCGGTTTCGCGCGGCTGTCGCTCAATGGCGAAACGCTGGTGGAGGCGCGCGCACCGGCGCTGTCCGTCGACGGATTGCCCGTCGTTCCACCGCCCGGCGGCTTCGTGCAGGCAACGCAAGCCGGTGAGCAGGCTTTGGCAAAGCGCGTGCTTGCCTGTGTCGGCAAGGCACGCCACGTTGCCGACCTCTTCGCCGGGTCCGGCACCTTCGCGCTCAGGCTCGCCCGCCAAGCCCGTGTTCATGCGCTGGAAGGCGACCGCGCGGCTTTGAAGAGTCTGGACGCGGCGATGCGGGCCGGGGCGGGCGCCTTGCGCGAGATCCGCTGCGAGCGCCGCGACCTGTTCCGCAATCCGCTCACCGTCATCGATCTCGACGATTTCGGCGAGGGCTATGATGCGGTCGTCTTCGATCCGCCGCGCGCGGGTGCGGAAGCGCAGGTGCGTGAGCTTGCGCTGTCCAAGGTGAAGACGGTGGTGGCTGTGTCCTGCAATCCGGCGACCTTGGCGCGCGATTTGCGCCATCTCGTTGACGGTGGCTATCGGCTTCAATCGGTGCTGCCCGTGGATCAGTTCCGCTTTTCGCCCCATATTGAGGTTGTGGCAGGCCTGACGCGCGACTGA